A stretch of DNA from Lycium ferocissimum isolate CSIRO_LF1 chromosome 4, AGI_CSIRO_Lferr_CH_V1, whole genome shotgun sequence:
TAATAGAATTGTAGGGTTTGTTTTTTGCCGCTGCTACGTCGTCTTCTTCAACCCTCCTCGTCCAGTGTGCTTCCTTAACTCGTCAAAATGGTAACACCATCTCTTTCATTCTACAAACAAATTCAATTTTATAGTTGGAGAAGCTAGCAAAATAAATATCAATTCAGGTACATCCAATGTCGTTTGCGTTCCTGTGGTTTTGTTAATTACTAAGATCCTTAGAAGTTTGAACTGCTTCATTTATGTAGACAAGGAACTGTCAAAGCTGCCTTTATATGATTTTCTTGCTAAATAATAATTCAGTGTTGTGATCAGTATCAAAATGAATCCTCGTAGTAATCCCTTACGGCATAATTGATTGAAAAGTAAATGTCCTTAGAAATGTGGCTGATTGTCCCGGGTGGAAACcgctactccctccgtctcaaattatctgtcgcttttcttttttacacgccccttaagaaaacaGAGGTTTTTGATTATTTTACCCCCATTTATGCCTTAAGATATAATCTttcttcattaaatatttactttatttaggTGTTTGTGGTCTTCAAACAATTACTACTAATGATAAAATGGGGAAAATAtttgtcttgaacttctaaaatgacaaataatttgagacatcTATTTTTAGGAATCGCGATAGATAATTTCAGACACAGGGAGTACAAGATATAGGAAAACTTGTAGTGGATCTGGGACACACTAATTTTGTACATGTTGGCTCTTGAGCTGCTCCACCTGTTATTATATCTaatgtttaaattttctttGGTGATTGGTTCCAAAATGTAATCAAAGTTAATGGAAATAAGCATTGACATTTTCTACATTTTACCACAATATCAGCTGTTAATGGATGGATGGCTTGGGTTATGGGAAAGTTAAAAGGCCTATAAATGATGGGCATGCTACTGTATTTGCAGTTCCCCAAGTAGGAAAGATTCGTCAAACTGTCAGTAACCGTTGAAAATTAATAAGTAGATTAGTTGTGGGATGAGTCtactttatttgaatttaaattctAAACAAAGATTAGGTTGTTCAGAtactttaggcttttgaaattaTTCTGCAGATTTTTTGTTGTTAAGTTGGCTATTTAAAGCCCTCCTATGCTTAATGAGAGACCATTTCAATCAATTCTTTCAATCCTTTTGCTGCACCATCTTTCTAAAAAACCCAACAGTACCATTGGGTATTTCTGGCATTGCTCTGTTTTCTGCAGTATGTTATTTCCTTCTCATTTTAGCTTGATATACTTGTTAAACAACATTTTCCTAAAATGTGTAGACCAAGAGGACCAAGAAGGCCGGTATTGTCGGGAAGTACGGTATGTGTCTAAAATGCTATAATACTTgtgttatttttcattttatatagttataaaaaaaaaagaaaaaaaaaaagaggaagtgGGGCATTATAGAAAGTTAAATATGTTTATAAGAGAGTATGAATGAAATTTTCTATCTGAAGACTGAAGATCAGCCGATGAGCATGCATTTTTGCCAAAGTGCATGTAGATTTGTCCATAACCATGCATCGGGGACATAAGCTATCTGCGTGTAGATTAGTCATTCTACCTCTAACGTATGTCTTGGAATAACCTTGCAGGTACCCGTTATGGGGCTAGTTTGAGGAAGCAGATTAAGAAGATGGACGTCAGTCAGCACAGCAAGTATTTTTGTGAGTTCTGTGGGAAGGTACAGTACAAGCTCTGCTTATCTGTTATGTGATAATTTCGTCTTCATCATTGCATTGGTAATAATGTTAATTAGATTTTGGGATTATAGTACGCTGTGAAGAGGAAGGCTGTTGGTATTTGGGGTTGCAAAGATTGTGGCAAAGTCAAAGCAGGGGGTGCCTATACACTCAAGTAATTTCTTATCTGAAACCTTTGTTTTTCTGTTTCTTGTGTTAAGCAAGTACTAATAATGACttgtcccttctttctttggcagcACTGCAAGCGCTGTGACTGTTAGGAGCACCATCCGAAGGCTAAGGGAGCAGACAGAGAGCTAGACACTTCGAGCGTTTTACTTGTCAAAAAGAAACTTTGAGCATTTTAATTCTTACTTGAATTTGATTTGGAGTTACTTTTCGCTGTTGAATGTTTAATGCAAGTTGGAATGCTTGATTTTGCTAATAGCGATATCTGTGTTTTTTGCTGTTgtctttattattttaaaaaatgggctggtgttttcaaatattttatttcgTAACATTTCAAAACTATTCCTAGGCTAAAATTGTTTACGTCTTGTTTCTTTCTGGCATACTTAGGTGTGTTGCTGTAGCTGAAAAACTCCTGTTTATGCTCGTTCACGGCAATACATACATGGTGATTTCATCATCAGTATTTTTCAAACCTATTTTGAAAAATGCTTTTCTGGAGTCGATGGATCTATTGGAAAtcgcctctctaccccacaaagatAGAGGTAAAGTTTGCCTACACCTACCCTACAAATAGGTTTGAAAAATACTGATGATTAAAGAAGCTATGGTGAAAATAtcttagaaaagaaaaatactgATCGATGCAAAATCTGGTGTTATTTGACGCAAATCCTATAGTGTAACTATTTCAGACAAAATCTTAGAACCTATACTATGATTCAAAAGTTGAAAGTAATTATCACGTAGTATCATCTTCTCGTTACTGTCAAAAACATATGTTAGAAAACACAAAGTACTATCCTTTACCCACCCCCAAAGAACAGTCATCCAAATATAAGCAAGTATTGATTATACAGCTCCATAACTTCAGTCAAGAGACGTAATAAAAACAAGGctttctatttcctttttatgacTTCCACTGATTCTCAACAGTCACTAGTACACATGACAAGGCTGGTAGGGTTGAGGTTCTCTCGGGACACCAGCACCTCAGATTCTACGACTTAGCTAAATTTACAAAAACATATGAATGAAAAAGGTAAGCCAGGGTTGAACCGTAATGCAGCAGCTTGAAGATTGCCCAACTTAGACAACGCAAAAATCCAGTAGACAATACGACCAGCTTCCGTTTGGGGCACAGAAGTGATTAAAAGGAGAGTATTTTACGGACTAATCCCCCTTTGCAGCGGTCTGTGAAAAAGGATGAACACTTCAGGTGGCTTAAACTGAAACGAAGTCCATCAGTTGAACATTGGAAGGTCATCACTGTTCCTGCGATGATGCATTTGCTTTTGCACAGCTTTCACCGCGGCTACTCTAGCTGCATTGGCTGCTTTGTTGGCCGCTGTAACTGCCCTGTTCACTCTCTCATCAACTTTAGCCACATCATAGGCCCTTTCTGCTGCTCGACGTGCCTCCTGAATGAACATATGGAAAAGCAATCAGTGTTTGGCCAAATTAAACCTGCATTTTCCTCTTCCCCACCTAATCTATTAGAATTAAACTGAATAGGATAAGTAGTGTCATCGCATAATACATGCCATTGAGCAGACTCTCAGTTTCTATTCTGCAGGAAAATCTTGAACGACTAATTACGTCAGTATCTAATCCTTTATAAGTCAACTCAAGTACTACTTAAGGGAGCGAGCCTATAACACTGTAAGTACATCATGGGCTGGAGAAGAAGATCTATCTGAGTGGCCAAGAaaacaaattttctttttgggtgttcgatatgaaggaaaaaattttccaagaaaataagtgggtttcttacttatgtttggtatgtaagcaaaaaatattatcctaaaagCATTTGTGTATAATCTAGAAAAATACTATGAGAGGTGGGGTAGGGGTGTGGGGTGTGGGGTGGTGGGATAGGGGCTACGGGTGGGGGTAAAGATGATGTGTTTTGGAGGGTGGGGAGAACACAATCAATGTGGAATGCcacttgtggaacttgttttccctacttccattaagaaagtcattttcctcatttttaaggaacttgttttcctagagaaaaaaTAGTTTggccaaccaaacatgggaaacTGGAACCTCCATACCGAATACACACCGTCTATATCTAACCACTCCGCATGCATACCAACATGAAGGGctgtgaaagttggaaaatatgaCAAGCCAATAATTTCAGATGTAATAACTAGTGTAAAGCAATATTCACCTGTACAGCATTTAGAACTTTGGAGTGGTAAACAGCAACAGGAGAAACAGGATAGGAGGTATTCTGTGTGCTTGGAATGTCAAGGACCCCATTTTGCCAATGACCAGACTGTGTTTCCCCATTTCTAAAAGTGTACATCCCAAGCCCTTGCCTCCTTCCCTCGTGCCAGGCTCCTTCATACCGATGCCCATTTGCAAAAACATATACTCCAAAACCATGCATCTTATCAGCAAAATATTCCCCAGCATAATTATCTCCATTCCTATATtgcaaaagaaaaaaccaaGTGAATGGCAGGAAAGACAATAAAACATATACCCCTCTACCAATAGTTTAAATGTCATTTCATGCTACCAGTTAACAGATCATACACTTTGTACTGCCAAAATGAAGGACCTGTCAGGTAAAAACTATGCGGCTATTCTTGTTTTCGTCATTTTGGTGATTGGTATATCCAACTCACAGTCTTACGTTTCATCGCCATTAGAACCAGTATCTTTCACCAATGAAATGCTATTTAAGAGCACCCTGCATCAACTCAGATAGGCATACAGCCACAGTCCATGACAAATTTTTAAAGCACAAAGTCACTAAAATGAGAAAGAAGCTCTAAGTAATAGTTATGAGGTTCAACTGACCACTTCATACTTTCTACTAATAAGCTACCTGGTACGGATCTCTTAGACTCACAGAATGGAAGTAATTGTAAAAAAATGAGGATATAGGTGTTTCTCTGtttttaatttccaaatgatacatatgtattttttttctcgGTGCTTTTCCGTTTTCAGGTGCTATAAgtgatttattttcttaaattatatgCAGTATGGCAATGTGCCTTCACAGACTCCCCAAAAATAGTGGGATACAGCAATGCGTTTTTCATATAAGATCACACAATGTACTCTTTCTGAGTTTGCTACCCCAGCAACTTCATTTATATAAGGTCACACTATGTACCTCCTAGGATGATAATATATTTAGCAGTTAAACTTAAATATAAATGAAGTTGCTGGGGTAGCAATCTCAGAAGGAACTTCAAGGAATCTTTTATAATACCAACGAATTGCTATTCCAAGCATAACTAGAAATGGTCACACTCTTTCTGTCTTGacttagttgattgtatatctTCTACTACCATACGCGCAATACTCTGAGATGACCCATCAGCAGTTAGTTTCTCTCTAAAGTTTGTAAAATCTAATTAttaaccaatcatacaaaaccATCAATATCAGTGATCTTATTGGTTGTTATGCAGATTGCATATATCTCAACAGAATGTACTCAGTATATCTATACATATCTTCTCCCATCAGTCTCCGAATTATACTCTTAACATAGCCTCTTTGGCCAATCTTTTGGGAGttcaaaagtgtttattttaaaatagtgTTTTACCAAGcttttaggagaaaataattgcTTTTGGGGGCAAAAgctgtttttcagaagctaaacaAACTGCCTTCCGCTCGAAagtaacttttttaaaaagcacttttgaggaAATACATTTAGAATCacattttaaaagtttggccaaaaCACTACTTGCTGCTCACAAGtgctttttaaattgattaaccaaacacaaactgcttctccagaagaaggagaaaaaaaaaaaaaaacacttttcaaaataagcttattttagaagcttggccaaacaggctaatAATCAGAAAAGTTGCAGTAGAGaacaaaaatcattaaaatcCTATCTAGACAGCCAATCAACCCATGATTCAGGACCTATTTTTGCCATTTTAGCAATATTTACGCACAGTATGCAGATAAACTATTCTGAAACATAGGGTTATATGTTCTCTTCGGAATGCCCATAAAACTTCAGCCTTCACTTGATTTAAGATTGGCTCCAGACATCCCAAAACCAAAGGAACTTGATTCCATTGTCAAGATACTAGTGCCAATGAGCTTTATAGTCGCTTCACAATTAGTTAAATTTTGTCATTAAACTTATTTAACCACCAAAAGATACCTTTTCATGACTAACAGCAACCATCAAAAGTTTTTGTTTCCGTGATATGTATTGCGTTGACCATGATTTTATACATTATTAGTCATTTCTTCCAACTAACGTCAAAAGGAGTGAAATGGCAAGAAATGCACTAACAACAGGAACAAAGATGCTCCACACTTCACATAACTTCAGATTCTATAGCTGGTGGGATACTGCTTCACGAAATTCACTACATCCGGTTCTAATGTCATTACTAATCAGCAATCCCTCGatagaaaagaaattgaaaggGAATACTCCTGCTACAGAAATGGACTGTCTTTATGACAAAAGTTGACCGGATGGAGAAGAGATATAAAAAGAATGAGGAGAGAGGCACATATTGCTTGTTGTCGAATCATCCATTACCCTGGAACTGGAGAAAGCTGGACAGAAAGTGAGGGGACCGGATTCAACTTGCTGCTCACAAGATAAGTTATAAACTAATTCGGTCCACCataagaaaaaagggaaaataactGTTCTTTTTGTCTACTCATAAGTAAACATACAAAGGTTGTTCTCTTTCACTTGTACCAATATGATCACTTAACTATTCTCCTGCTTTCTTTTAACAAACCACATCCTTCTACATACATACAAGAGTCTTCCAGTTCTTACTTCTTACAGAAGCTCTTTCTTACGGGTCAATCAAGTAGTACAAGAAAAGTATCTTATCTTATAGCCCGGCACAGAGGTCaccttttaaatttaattagttCAAAGAAGAATAACGAtggaaataaaaatttatacagCGACATCCAGTTGATAAAAGTTACCCTTCACTCCATTGAGACATAAAGCAGCATATTTAACAAATATTCACTATCCTGTAACCATGATAATAAGAATTTCAAGGTCACATGCTGTGCTTTAGATAAGATATGATCAACAAAACAGCATCAACAAAAAAACAATTTATTGATTGACAATGATGTAGGCCATATCTAAGGTTGTTTAAACTGTCAAATATGCACCACCTTTCCTAGTAGGCAAACAACTAGACAAAATGCCATCATCTATAAGCTATGCATATAACCCCTATGGACAacactaaggggtcgtttggtagggtgtataagaatagtactcAATAGGGTATTAGTAATGCTGGGATTAGTTATGCTGACATTATGTTTTACCAACTGTTTGGTTTGATGTATTAAATAACAAGCATTGCATAATTTCTGAATAGTATTGAATGGGGTGTATTAGAATAGGAatagtattgttattgttaatgCCATGGTTTACTATGTATAACAATAGTACTTAATAGGGTGTATAAGTAATACTGGTATTagttatacaacaacaacaacatacccagtgtaatcccacaagtggggtctggggagggtagagtctacgtagaccttacccctaccttgtgcaAGCAAGTAGAGAGGATGTTTCCTACAGACCATCGGCTCAAGTAAAGCATAAACACAGCATATATGAAAACATAAGCAGTAGCAACAGCAGGATAGTAAGAAAACTGTAGCAGAACAGACAATAGGTACTAAAATTAGTTGCACCAGACTTGAATTTGCAACCAAACATTGCACTAAAATTCAGTATCAGCATTATTCTACGTAACACACCTACTAAACGACCCCTAAGGACATGGTAAAACATCATTATATTTAACAAGAAAACTTTAATGAAAGCAAAATATGAATAACTACAAAATTTTGTACCTGAAGTGGTAGTGACCAAGGCCATGCTTAACTCCCCATTTGAATTCACCAACATACCTACTCCCATCCTCACAAGTATGAACTCCACACCCATGACTTTGTCCGTTCGACCATTCCCCGGCATATACATCCCCCGTAAAGAACCGATAAACTCCGAATCCATGCCTAAGACCTTGCCTATATTGCCCTCTATATCTACTCCCCCTTGCCCATGTTTCCACACCATAACCATCATACTTCCCATCAACCCAATCCCCTTCAAATCTCCCACtcatataatagtaataaaCACCACTTCCACTACATTTCCCTTTATGAAACTCCCCTTCATACACATCACCATTACTATAAGCTTGCACATAACAACCCGACGACGAATTCACCCCTCGTTTACTATCGATTTTCGTCCCAATCGACCAAAAAACAGGCAAAGCAGCATTCCTTTGTTTAGAAAGCTTGTTAATTGGCAAAGACCTAGATAAAAACAACCTTATTGAGGGTAATCTTGGAAGTGCCAAATTCAATGAAAACAAAAGGGCGGCAGAAAAAGCAAAAGCAGatagaaaatcaagaaagaaagaattagttgGATGTGAAaccaagaaataaaaaaagggtAATGAAAGAAGAAGTATTAAGCGGATATGGAGACGAAAAATTCGACGAATATGACACAAACAAGGGTAAACATGGAAATTACGAACACCTTTTACAGAATACTTATGAATAGAAGGCAAATTAGATAAAGTTGGTGATTTTAACATAGATTTGttagatgatgatgaagaaacaGCCAAATGAGGTCTTTTATGTGGGGTGGTTTTGGTTGTAGGGGTAATTGggtcattattattattattatcatcattttcaacatataTTTGAATAGCAGTATGTGGTTGATATGATTCAGGTGATATTGGGAAATTATTATGTTTTTGatgaagagatgaagaagaagaaacaagggTAGGGTTAAAATCGGAAGAGATGCAACTGCTTTCTTTTCCGATCTGAACTTCTGATTTCTTTTGATGCATTAACACTaaacccaacaaaaaaaaaaaaaatcctcttgTCTACAAACCTAATATTATCTCTGCAAATTGgacaaaaattattctctccctttttttttgttttttctgggctgatataaatatattttcaagaaaggggttGTGTTCTAATATCtaatattgatgttgttgttgtagaggGGAATAGAGAGaattgtgttgtgtgtgcgTGTTGGGTGGGAGGTATATGTTGGGGAAGTGAAAATGTTTGTGTGTGTTAGGGAAAAGAAAGCGGAGAGAGCAATGCGAGGATTagtttttttgagtttttaaaGGTCATTGATGATGGGGTTACTAAGGGGTGGGGTGAAAAGACGGGATGGGGGTTTCAACTTATTTCTGCGTGTTGGAAAAATCAGTTTAAAACCAGAGGAGAAGACGGGTTCTTGTGACAACAGCGTACAACACTGTACTGGCCTTTATAGTCAAACTTTTCTATAGCGAAGTCATTCGATTCGAAATTTCTAATACACCAATAATAgtattaatatttaaataatattttactattataaaaaaaaattcataaaatctaatttttcatttttaactatcaaatcccaaatttaattatactttgtataacaaagaaaaatcttttaataatgagtatatattcatataatattctttatgataaatagtgtattaaaatattaaaatattttatcaatatctctacacttattattggtaatcataaatattctatttttataaatatgattaattattatattaccaaaaaaaaaaaaaagataactaTTAtagggggtaattttacaaagttcgTACTATATAaagatagttgttgttgttataggtaaaaCGTTTATTATAAAgaggtaaaatataacataaaaaatcagttCTAAAAAAACTTAACTGTtatatgatgatgttgttatagatAGGTCTGACTCTATTTCTCCATCATGGCTCCTCCTTATTGCTCTAAGTGTCattatcaaaaatatttttaaggcTTAATACATAGTTAGCTCATTAAATTTATCAGGAAATTTTATTTATGCACTCAAACTAACCCTTGTTCCAATTAACACCTCAGTTCCTAATAAAGTGTTTTAATTAGACCTGTTtggtttaaattttgaaatttcctGATGTGTGTTCTCATTCGCCTATTAGGTAGTTAAGTTAACCACATAATATACTTCATTTCTTTTAGTTATACGCATTCGCCTCAATAAATCTTAAAACCTCAAACATTTTCTACTTAAGGTTGATgcatataattaaaggagatgacATATATTATGTGGTTTACTTTACTACGTAATAAACAAATAAAGACACGCTCAAACCTTTTTCCAAAACTTGAATCGAAAGCGTCTAATTGAAACACTTTAAGGAGTGTAACGACTTGTTCCATCATTTTGAGATTTTGGACTTGTTTTTCCCGAAATACCTTTTTCTTAGTTTCATATTGGTATTTATGACTTACAGGGATGGGTGGCGCTGTTCCCGAGGTAAGTGGGTTTTCGATCGAATTTAGTGAAATTGGAAGTTTCTAagataaataaaggaagaagTTTGACCgaagtcaacatcgggggtaaaTGGGTTAGTGTCGAAGTTTCGTCGATTCCATTAGGCCGAAACGTGATTTATGACtcaattgtgttgttagttCGGGTGCAATTTGAGTCGTTGGTCGAGAAATTAGCTAAGTTAAGGATTTTGAGTTGACATTTatcaacatcgggtcaagagGACCTCTTTTAGGTGGTTTGAGTGCGCAAGCAGGTTTATAGCATGTTTTACGACTGAAATGCACATTCAGTTTGTGTCCAGTAGATTCCGGATGAGTATCAGAAGTTGGATCGGAATTGGGGAGAAACCGGGAAAATCTGGTTCAGTTGTATCTGGTTTCTTTCATCGCGATGGCGATGGAGGGACCGCGTTCACGAAGGGTTGGGTCGCTTGGGGTGGCGATCGCGACCAATGGCTCGCATTCGCGTAGAAGGGGATTAAGGCTGGGCCGGGTCGAGTTGGTGCATCTCGATCGCGATGGCCACGTCGCGTTAGTGATGGGCTGGGCTAGGTCAGGGCGGACCGCAGTCTCGAAGAGCAAAATCAGGCCTGGACAGAACTTAAACCCCATTTCGAACCTCATTGTTCATAAATCAATTTTGGGAGCTAGGAAGGTCGGATTTGGGTGATTTCAAGGGCATTTTTCAAGATTCGACTTAGGGTAAGATTATAACCTTAATCTAAGTATTTCCCATGATTTCATCCgttatttagtaatttcttgCATGCTTTAAACTTAGATTGGGGTCTTATATGGAAAAGGGTTTTCATGTACATTATCAATTGAAGATCGAATTGTGATTGGATTTCAATGATTTTTGGGATTCTTACTGTTTAGATGATGGGTAACCTGGATTCATGTCGAAATTACAGTTTTGATCTTCTAGGCTCGGGATTGGTTTTTGGTTTGAGATTTTGGACCCGATATAttagtatagcaatatgggtgtctatCGATTCATATTCTTACGTAGATACCATATTTGAACAGATTGGGATCGTTCGGAAGCTCCAAGGAAGGGCAAGGCCAAGGATTGACTCATCGGGCTTCGAAATTaaggcaagttgagacttacTAGACTTTTTATGAAGTGTTTGTGTTGA
This window harbors:
- the LOC132053622 gene encoding large ribosomal subunit protein eL43-like, with protein sequence MTKRTKKAGIVGKYGTRYGASLRKQIKKMDVSQHSKYFCEFCGKYAVKRKAVGIWGCKDCGKVKAGGAYTLNTASAVTVRSTIRRLREQTES
- the LOC132053623 gene encoding uncharacterized protein LOC132053623 is translated as MHQKKSEVQIGKESSCISSDFNPTLVSSSSSLHQKHNNFPISPESYQPHTAIQIYVENDDNNNNNDPITPTTKTTPHKRPHLAVSSSSSNKSMLKSPTLSNLPSIHKYSVKGVRNFHVYPCLCHIRRIFRLHIRLILLLSLPFFYFLVSHPTNSFFLDFLSAFAFSAALLFSLNLALPRLPSIRLFLSRSLPINKLSKQRNAALPVFWSIGTKIDSKRGVNSSSGCYVQAYSNGDVYEGEFHKGKCSGSGVYYYYMSGRFEGDWVDGKYDGYGVETWARGSRYRGQYRQGLRHGFGVYRFFTGDVYAGEWSNGQSHGCGVHTCEDGSRYVGEFKWGVKHGLGHYHFRNGDNYAGEYFADKMHGFGVYVFANGHRYEGAWHEGRRQGLGMYTFRNGETQSGHWQNGVLDIPSTQNTSYPVSPVAVYHSKVLNAVQEARRAAERAYDVAKVDERVNRAVTAANKAANAARVAAVKAVQKQMHHRRNSDDLPMFN